A single window of Mugil cephalus isolate CIBA_MC_2020 chromosome 1, CIBA_Mcephalus_1.1, whole genome shotgun sequence DNA harbors:
- the LOC125008352 gene encoding LOW QUALITY PROTEIN: myosin-7B-like (The sequence of the model RefSeq protein was modified relative to this genomic sequence to represent the inferred CDS: inserted 1 base in 1 codon) — translation MSRFMDMTEFGEAGQFLRLTNLEQLAAKAQAFDGTKRVWMPDEAEAYIEVEIKELNGDKSTVETKDGRFLIVKEDDLQPMNPPKFDMMEDMAMLTHLNEASVLFNLRRRYSMWMIYTYSGLFCVTVNPYKWLPVYSPEVVTAYKGRRRADTPPHIYAIADNAYSDLLQNRENQSMLITGESGAGKTVNTKRVIQYFAIIAALGETVKKGGSLEDQIIEANPAMEAFGNAKTIRNDNSSRFGKFIRIHFGTTGRLASADIEIYLLEKSRVVFQQPGERSYHIYYQILSSHKPELQDMLLVTTNPYDYHFCSQGVTTVEGMNDGDELKLTDHAMDTLGFTPEEKYGCYKIVGAIMHFGNMKFKKKQREEQAEADGTESVDKAAYLMGISSADLLKGLLNPRVKVGNEFIVKGQTVEQVNYSVAALAKATYNRMFRWLVSRINASLYTALPRQYFIGVLDIAGFEIFEFNNFEQLCINFTNEKLQQYFNHHMFILEQEEYKTEGIDWTFIDFGLDLQACIDLIEKPMGILSIMEEECMFPKATDHSFKTKLYDNHLGKSPNFQRPRPDKKRKYETHFEVVHYAGVVPYNITGWLDKNRDPLNETVVVLFQKSSNKLISGLFEDYISSEMAGDPKAETKQRKRKAASFQTVSQLHKENLNKLMANLRSTQPHFVRCIIPNETKNPGVMDPFLVLHQLRCNGVLEGIRICRKGFPNRILYAEFKQRYRILNPSAIPEDSFVDSRKAVEKLLGSLDIDHTQYKFGQTKVFFKAGLLGQLEDMRDSRLSQILTTVQAMSRGKLMRMERQKMMQHRESVTVIQFNLRAFFSVRTWPWMMLFYKLRPLLRSAQVEKELAVLNEDFSKLKEAFDRSEGKRKEAEERQVVLVQEKNDLALQLQAEQDNLTDAEDRCNQLIQSKISLESKLKETHERLEDEEEVNATLATKRRQLEDEVTSLKGDVDDLEMTLAKVEKERHGVENKVKNLTHEMCVLDESISTLSREKTALQEAHQQVLNDLRTQEDKVNMLVKAKARLEQQVDNVEGSLDQEKKMRIDLERTKRKLEGDLKLSMDSTRDLENQKEELEERLKKKDFELNQLQSKMEDEQNVVGQLQKKIKEFQTRIEELEEALDAERAWRTKAERQRNDIARELEELGEKLEEAGGASAAQIALNRKREADFLKMRRELEEAGLHHEATAATLRKKHLDTVTELSEQIDGLQRAKQKLEKEKAEFRLEADDLAANVEQLSRAKGCVEKMCRAYEDQLNESRSRADELQRQLTEVSAQKARAVTETAEYSRRLEERDAMIGQLQRSKAGVCQSSEDLKRQLEEESKARVALAHTVQASRHDCSLLREQLEEEQEAKAELQRALSKANSQLVQWRAKYETEAMLRIEELEDAKKKLVVKLQCAEEAAEASQAKSSSLEKTKQRLQTEIEDLVVELERSNAAVLALDKKQRNFDKLLSDWKLKFEESQTDLEASQKESRSLSTELFKLKNSYEEALDHLETVKRENKNLQEEIVDLADQLSQEGKTIHELERMKKILHVEKSDIRAALEEVEGSLEHEESKTLRFQMELQQIRTEIDRKMAEKDEELDNLRRSHQRSLETMQASLEAEVRSRSEAVRQRKKMESDLNEMEVQLGHATKQAAESQRSIRLLQTQVKEQQVELEDKLHLTNQLKEQLVLLERRCSLMTAEEEELREALEQTDRGRKMAEHELVEVAERVNLLTTQNSGLVNQKRRLEADLGLLTGEVEEVMQESRSTEEKAKKAFTDAAVMAEELKKEQDSSSMMERMKKNMEGAVRELQIKLDETEQTALKGGKKQLHXLETRVRELQTELMLEQRKSEEYQKGVRRYERRVKELTYQTEEDRKTLLRMQELIDKLQTKVKSYKRQAENAEEQVSCNSVRFRKIQHELDDAEERADIAETSVNKLRIRTREQISKVVMIAD, via the exons ATGTCTCGCTTCATGGACATGACAGAGTTTGGAGAAGCCGGTCAGTTCCTCCGTCTCACCAACCTGGAGCAGCTGGCTGCCAAGGCCCAGGCCTTCGACG GTACAAAGCGAGTGTGGATGCCTGACGAGGCTGAAGCCTACATCGAGGTGGAGATCAAAGAGCTGAACGGAGACAAGAGCACGGTGGAGACCAAGGACGGACGC TTTCTGATCGTGAAAGAAGACGACCTGCAGCCTATGAACCCTCCTAAGTTTGACATGATGGAGGACATGGCCATGTTGACTCACCTGAACGAGGCGTCCGTCCTCTTTAACCTGAGGAGGAGATACAGCATGTGGATGATCTAC ACCTACTCTGGTCTGTTCTGTGTCACCGTTAACCCGTATAAATGGCTGCCGGTCTACTCTCCTGAGGTGGTGACCGCCTATAAAGGGCGACGTCGTGCAGACACTCCACCGCACATCTACGCCATCGCTGACAACGCCTACTCCGACCTGCTGCAGA aTCGTGAGAACCAGTCAATGCTCATCAC CGGTGAGTCCGGAGCAGGAAAAACCGTCAACACCAAGAGGGTCATTCAGTACTTCGCCATCATCGCCGCTCTAGGGGAAACCGTGAAGAAAGGG ggCTCTCTGGAAGACCAGATCATCGAAGCCAACCCGGCCATGGAGGCCTTCGGTAACGCCAAGACCATCCGCAATGACAACTCCTCTCGCTTT ggaAAATTCATCCGGATTCATTTCGGGACGACCGGACGTCTGGCGTCGGCCGACATAGAAATCT ATCTTCTGGAAAAGTCCAGGGTTGTGTTCCAGCAGCCCGGGGAGAGAAGCTACCACATCTACTACCAGATCCTGTCCAGTCACAAGCCAGAGCTGCAAG ACATGCTGCTGGTGACCACCAACCCCTACGACTACCACTTCTGCTCCCAGGGTGTGACCACGGTGGAGGGCATGAACGACGGAGACGAGCTGAAGCTCACGGAC CACGCCATGGACACTCTGGGCTTCACCCCAGAGGAGAAGTACGGCTGCTACAAGATCGTCGGAGCCATCATGCACTTCGGCAACATGAAGTTCaagaagaaacagagggaggagcAGGCCGAGGCCGACGGCACGGAGA gtgtgGATAAGGCAGCGTACCTGATGGGCATCAGCTCCGCCGACCTGCTGAAAGGCCTCCTGAACCCCAGAGTCAAAGTCGGAAATGAGTTCATAGTTAAAGGACAGACTGTTGAACAG GTGAACTACTCAGTGGCGGCTCTGGCCAAAGCCACATACAACCGTATGTTCAGGTGGCTGGTGAGTCGGATCAACGCGTCTTTATACACCGCTCTGCCGCGTCAGTACTTCATCGGGGTCCTCGACATCGCCGGCTTCGAGATCTTCGAG TTCAATAACTTTGAGCAGCTGTGCATCAACTTCACCAacgagaagctgcagcagtattTCAACCACCACATGTTCAtcctggagcaggaggagtacaAGACTGAGGGGATAGATTGGACCTTCATAGACTTCGGTCTGGACTTGCAGGCGTGCATCGACCTCATAGAGAAG CCGATGGGTATTCTGTCCATCATGGAGGAGGAGTGCATGTTCCCCAAGGCCACGGACCACAGCTTTAAAACCAAACTCTACGACAACCATCTGGGGAAGTCACCCAACTTCCAGCGGCCACGGCCCGACAAGAAGCGAAAATACGAGACGCACTTTGAGGTGGTTCACTATGCTGGAGTG GTGCCGTACAACATCACCGGCTGGCTGGACAAGAACAGAGATCCTCTGAACGAGACGGTGGTGGTCCTCTTCCAGAAATCCTCCAACAAACTGATCTCTGGACTTTTTGAGGACTACATCAGCTCTGAGAtgg CAGGTGATCCGAAGGCTGAGAccaaacagaggaagaggaaagcaGCTTCTTTCCAGACAGTGTCGCAGTTACACAAG GAGAATCTTAATAAGCTGATGGCGAACCTGCGCAGCACTCAGCCTCATTTTGTTCGCTGCATAATCCCCAACGAGACCAAGAACCCAG GTGTGATGGATCCCTTCCTGGTCCTCCACCAGCTCAGGTGTAATGGAGTCCTGGAGGGGATCAGGATTTGCAGGAAGGGCTTCCCAAACCGTATCCTGTACGCCGAGTTCAAACAGCG TTATCGCATCTTGAATCCTTCTGCGATCCCGGAGGACTCGTTTGTGGACAGCAGGAAGGCCGTGGAGAAGCTGCTGGGTTCTCTCGACATCGACCACACCCAGTACAAGTTTGGACAGACCAAA gtGTTTTTTAAGGCCGGTCTGTTGGGACAGCTGGAGGACATGAGGGACAGTCGTCTGTCCCAGATCCTCACCACCGTTCAGGCCATGTCCAGAGGGAAACTGATGAGGATGGAGCGACAGAAGATGATGCAGCACAG AGAATCTGTGACCGTGATCCAGTTCAACCTCAGGGCCTTCTTCTCGGTGAGGACTTGGCCGTGGATGATGCTGTTCTATAAGCTCCGCCCATTGCTGCGAAGCGCCCAGGTGGAGAAGGAACTGGCCGTCCTGAACGAAGACTTCAGCAAACTGAAAGAGGCCTTCGACAG GTCggaggggaagaggaaggaggcggaggagcgGCAGGTGGTTCTGGTTCAGGAGAAAAACGACCTGGCTCTGCAGCTCCAAGCG GAGCAGGACAACCTGACGGATGCGGAGGACCGCTGCAACCAGCTGATTCAGTCCAAAATCTCCCTGGAGTCGAAGCTGAAGGAGACGCACGAGCGtctggaggatgaggaggaggtgaacgCCACGTTGGCGACCAAGAGGAGGCAGCTGGAGGATGAGGTGACGTCCCTGAAGGGGGACGTGGACGACCTGGAGATGACCCTGGCTAAAGTGGAGAAGGAGCGACATGGGGTCGAGAACAAG GTGAAGAACTTGACCCACGAGATGTGCGTTTTGGATGAATCCATCTCGACTCTGAGCCGAGAGAAAACCGCCCTGCAGGAAGCTCACCAGCAGGTTCTCAACGACCTCCGGACGCAGGAGGACAAAGTCAACATGTTGGTGAAGGCCAAGGCTCGACTGGAGCAGCAGGTGGACAAC GTGGAAGGTTCCCTGGACCAAGAGAAGAAGATGCGAATCGATCTGGAACGAACCAAGAGGAAGCTAGAGGGGGATCTGAAGCTGTCCATGGACTCAACGAGGGACCTGGAGAACCagaaggaggagctggaggagagactAAAAAA AAAAGACTTTGAGCTCAATCAGCTTCAGTCCAAGATGGAGGATGAGCAGAACGTGGTCGGTCAGCTGCAGAAGAAGATCAAAGAGTTTCAG ACTCGCatcgaggagctggaggaggcgcTGGATGCCGAGCGGGCGTGGCGCACCAAGGCTGAGCGCCAGAGGAACGACATCGccagggagctggaggagctgggggagaagctggaggaggccgGAGGAGCCTCGGCGGCTCAGATCGCTCTGAACAG GAAGCGGGAGGCGGACTTCCTGAAGATGCGacgggagctggaggaggcgggGCTTCACCACGAGGCGACAGCCGCCACTCTGAGGAAGAAGCACCTGGACACGGTGACGGAGCTGAGCGAGCAGATCGACGGCCTGCAAAGAGCTAAGCAGAAACTAGAGAAGGAGAAGGCCGAGTTCAGGCTGGAGGCCGACGACCTGGCCGCGAACGTGGAGCAGCTTTCAAGAGCCAAG GGATGTGTTGAAAAGATGTGCAGGGCTTATGAGGACCAGCTGAACGAGAGCAGGAGCAGAGCTGATGAGCTTCAGAGACAACTGACCGAAGTATCTGCCCAGAAAGCACGAGCCGTCACCGAGACCG CCGAATACAGCCGTCGCCTGGAGGAGCGGGACGCTATGATTGGTCAGCTGCAGCGCTCCAAGGCCGGAGTTTGCCAAAGCTCGGAGGATCTGAagaggcagctggaggaggagagcaaa GCTCGCGTGGCGCTGGCCCACACGGTGCAGGCGTCCCGTCACGACTGCAGTCTGCTCAGGgaacagctggaggaggagcaggaggccaaGGCTGAACTGCAGAGGGCGCTGTCCAAAGCCAACAGTCAGCTGGTTCAGTGGAGAGCCAAGTACGAGACCGAGGCCATGCTGAGAATAGAGGAGCTGGAAGATGCAAA GAAGAAGTTGGTCGTGAAACTTCAGTGCGCTGAGGAAGCCGCGGAGGCGTCTCAGGCCAAGTCCTCGTCCCTGGAGAAAACCAAACAGCGTCTGCAGACGGAAATCGAAGACCtggtggtggagctggagcGGTCCAACGCCGCGGTTCTGGCTCTGGACAAGAAGCAACGCAACTTTGACAAG TTGCTGAGCGACTGGAAGCTGAAGTTCGAGGAGAGTCAGACGGACCTGGAGGCGTCACAGAAAGAGTCTCGGAGTCTGAGCACGGAGCTCTTCAAACTGAAGAACTCCTACGAAGAAGCTCTGGACCATCTGGAGACGGTTAAACGAGAAAACAAGAACCTGCAGG AGGAGATCGTGGACCTGGCGGATCAGCTGAGTCAGGAGGGGAAGACCATCCACGAGctggagaggatgaagaagatcCTCCACGTGGAGAAGAGCGACATCAGAGCCGctctggaggaagtggag GGCAGCCTGGAGCACGAGGAAAGTAAAACCCTGAGGTTCCagatggagctgcagcagatcagGACCGAGATCGACCGTAAGATGGCGGAGAAAGACGAAGAGCTCGACAACCTGAG GCGGAGCCACCAGCGCTCCCTGGAGACCATGCAGGCCAGTCTGGAGGCGGAGGTCCGCAGTCGCAGCGAGGCGGTCcgacagaggaagaagatggagtcGGACCTGAACGAGATGGAGGTCCAGCTGGGACACGCCACGAAGCAGGCGGCCGAGAGCCAGAGGAGCATCAGGCTCCTCCAGACCCAG GTGAAAGAGcagcaggtggagctggaggacaaGCTGCATCTGACCAATcagctgaaggagcagctggtcCTGTTGGAGCGCCGCTGTTCGCTGATGACcgccgaggaggaggagctacgGGAGGCGCTGGAGCAGACGGACCGCGGACGCAAGATGGCCGAACACGagctggtggaggtggcggAGAGAGTTAATCTGCTCACGACGCAG AACTCCGGCCTGGTGAACCAGAAGCGGAGGCTGGAGGCCGACCTGGGCCTCCTGacgggggaggtggaggaggtgatgcaGGAGAGTCGGAGCACGGAGGAGAAAGCTAAGAAGGCGTTCACCGAC GCGGCGGTGATGGccgaggagctgaagaaggagcaggacagcagcagcatgatggagaggatgaagaagaacatGGAGGGAGCGGTCAGAG agCTGCAGATCAAACTGGATGAGACGGAGCAGACGGCTctgaagggaggaaagaaacagCTCC AACTGGAGACCAGA GTGAGGGAGCTGCAGACCGAGCTGATGCTGGAGCAGAGGAAGAGTGAGGAGTACCAGAAAGGAGTCCGCCGCTAcgagaggagggtgaaggagCTCACGTACCAG ACGGAGGAGGACCGTAAGACTCTGCTGAGGATGCAGGAGCTCATCGATAAACTTCAGACCAAAGTcaagagctacaagagacaagCAGAGAACGCA gaggagcaggtgagcTGTAACTCCGTACGTTTCCGGAAGATCCAGCACGAGCTGGACGACGCTGAGGAGCGAGCCGACATCGCAGAGACCTCGGTCAACAAACTCCGGATCCGAACCCGCGAACAGATCAGCAAGGTCGTCATG ATCGCTGATtga